One Brassica napus cultivar Da-Ae chromosome C2, Da-Ae, whole genome shotgun sequence DNA window includes the following coding sequences:
- the LOC106361168 gene encoding alpha-taxilin isoform X2, with translation MVSNLLPEVDSLPDGFVDPEEANRITTNHQTGDVSIEKTKKPRTFPVPLCEETDGNEDDLSKVSSLELKEPSQTSSSQGSSQNPNKETESTQSIEPRKQEAVETERKTSKNMFKSEQDFLEFMLKYQQVLSERDSAIAVRDKLESLCRELQRQNKMLMEESKRVSTEGQTLRSDLSTKFQEAIKDVSIKLDEQRDESLSQLKENEMLRTKLKHLAGQYMLSEQQHEQRMKQKTLELQISEIKIKQHEEKVIHEQSQMKVYADQVSQLLATEKNLRVQLTSDGEKFQQFQDALVKSNEVFETFKQEIDKMSKAIKELRKENAFLKSKTERSDFTLVELVEERERLKKLLEKTKNQKDKLESLCRSLQAERKQKQSNSSDSAAAQA, from the exons ATGGTCTCCAATTTGCTCCCCGAAGTTGATTCCTTACCCGATGGATTCGTCGACCCCGAGGAAGCAAACCGAATCACAACAAACCATCAAACAGGTGATGTCTCGATCGAGAAAACAAAGAAGCCCAGGACTTTTCCCGTTCCTTTGTGTGAAGAAACAGATGGTAATGAAGACGACCTAAGTAAGGTCTCGAGCTTAGAGCTGAAGGAACCATCTCAAACAT CGTCATCACAAGGGTCCTCCCAAAATCCAAACAAGGAAACAGAATCTACTCAGAGTATCGAACCCAGAAAACaa GAGGCAGTTGAGACAGAGCGTAAGACTTCAAAGAACATGTTCAAATCCGAACAAGATTTTCTCGAATTCATGCTCAAGTATCAGCAAGTCCTTTCTGAAAGAGATTCTG CTATTGCTGTCCGTGACAAGCTTGAGTCACTTTGTAGGGAGTTACAACGTCAAAACAAAATGTTGATG GAAGAAAGCAAGCGGGTTTCGACTGAGGGACAGACTTTAAGATCAGATCTGTCGACAAAGTTCCAGGAAGCAATAAAG GATGTGAGCATTAAGTTGGACGAGCAAAGGGATGAAAGCCTCTCACaactaaaagaaaatgaaat GTTGAGGACGAAGTTGAAGCACCTGGCTGGTCAATATATGCTTTCAGAACAACAACATGAGCAAAGA ATGAAGCAGAAAACCCTCGAGCTACAGATTtctgaaataaaaatcaaacaacACGAGGAGAAAGTAATTCATGAACAATCTCAGATGAAAGTATATGCAGATCAAGTTTCTCAGCTTTTAGCAACTGAGAAAAACTTGCGGGTGCAGCTAACATCTGATGGAGAGAAGTTCCAGCAGTTCCAG GATGCATTGGTGAAGAGCAACGAGGTGTTTGAAACATTCAAACAAGAAATCGACAAG ATGTCAAAAGCAATCAAAGAACTGAGGAAAGAAAACGCATTCTTGAAGAGCAAAACAGAAAGATCAGATTTTACTCTCGTAGAACTAGTTGAAGAG CGTGAGAGATTGAAGAAGCTTTTGGAGAAGACAAAGAACCAGAAAGATAAGCTTGAGTCGCTTTGCAGATCCCTTCAAGCAGAAAGAAAGCAAAAACAATCTAACAGTAGCGATTCTGCAGCTGCTCAAGCTTGA
- the LOC106358991 gene encoding uncharacterized protein LOC106358991, with protein MLVTTVNPKLFGGNMYLNSTPGTRFFFDTNLPDIAEFVSRVGGESSKVFPLVDTLQGIKKKELVSIADLNTFISNSNEQTQEADFFCKARIVGVVHENGWSFVACTGCNRKLERIGTSLSCNRCVTDAVTGVVRFRVELAVDDGNDSATFVFFDKEMTKLTKQDAAVLALDEAANGGEKNIPICLEELTDKEFVFQIRVTPFNFTPNYRTFTVSTITEDIISLTHGKEEDENILRSNEGDSGLKVLR; from the exons ATGTTGGTGACCACGGTTAATCCTAAACTATTTGGAG GTAACATGTACTTGAACTCCACACCAGGGACTCGCTTCTTTTTCGACACCAACCTCCCTGACATAGCAGAGTTTGTCAGCAGGGTTGGAGGTGAATCATCCAAAGTGTTTCCTCTTGTCGACACTCTCCAAGGAATTAAGAAGAAGGAGCTTGTCTCAATAGCAGATCTCAACACTTTCATCTCCAACTCCAATGAGCAG ACTCAGGAGGCTGATTTCTTCTGCAAAGCACGGATTGTTGGTGTCGTCCATGAGAATGGGTGGTCCTTTGTGGCATGCACTGGCTGCaacagaaaattggagaggatTGGAACTTCACTGAGCTGCAACAGATGTGTAACTGATGCCGTTACCGGTGTTGTCAG ATTCCGTGTTGAGCTTGCTGTTGATGATGGCAACGATAGCGCCACATTTGTCTTCTTTGATAAGGAGATGACAAAACTTACCAAGCAAGATGCTGCTGTCCTCGCCCTCGATGag GCTGCAAACGGCGGAGAGAAGAACATCCCAATCTGTCTTGAAGAGCTAACTGATAAGGAGTTTGTGTTCCAGATCCGTGTGACACCTTTCAACTTCACACCAAACTACCGTACTTTCACTGTTTCCACTATAACTGAAGATATCATCTCGCTGACCCATGGCAAG GAGGAAGATGAGAACATTCTTCGAAGCAATGAAGGTGACAGCGGGTtgaaagtgttgagatga
- the LOC106361168 gene encoding alpha-taxilin isoform X1, with the protein MVSNLLPEVDSLPDGFVDPEEANRITTNHQTGDVSIEKTKKPRTFPVPLCEETDGNEDDLSKVSSLELKEPSQTSSSQGSSQNPNKETESTQSIEPRKQQEAVETERKTSKNMFKSEQDFLEFMLKYQQVLSERDSAIAVRDKLESLCRELQRQNKMLMEESKRVSTEGQTLRSDLSTKFQEAIKDVSIKLDEQRDESLSQLKENEMLRTKLKHLAGQYMLSEQQHEQRMKQKTLELQISEIKIKQHEEKVIHEQSQMKVYADQVSQLLATEKNLRVQLTSDGEKFQQFQDALVKSNEVFETFKQEIDKMSKAIKELRKENAFLKSKTERSDFTLVELVEERERLKKLLEKTKNQKDKLESLCRSLQAERKQKQSNSSDSAAAQA; encoded by the exons ATGGTCTCCAATTTGCTCCCCGAAGTTGATTCCTTACCCGATGGATTCGTCGACCCCGAGGAAGCAAACCGAATCACAACAAACCATCAAACAGGTGATGTCTCGATCGAGAAAACAAAGAAGCCCAGGACTTTTCCCGTTCCTTTGTGTGAAGAAACAGATGGTAATGAAGACGACCTAAGTAAGGTCTCGAGCTTAGAGCTGAAGGAACCATCTCAAACAT CGTCATCACAAGGGTCCTCCCAAAATCCAAACAAGGAAACAGAATCTACTCAGAGTATCGAACCCAGAAAACaa CAGGAGGCAGTTGAGACAGAGCGTAAGACTTCAAAGAACATGTTCAAATCCGAACAAGATTTTCTCGAATTCATGCTCAAGTATCAGCAAGTCCTTTCTGAAAGAGATTCTG CTATTGCTGTCCGTGACAAGCTTGAGTCACTTTGTAGGGAGTTACAACGTCAAAACAAAATGTTGATG GAAGAAAGCAAGCGGGTTTCGACTGAGGGACAGACTTTAAGATCAGATCTGTCGACAAAGTTCCAGGAAGCAATAAAG GATGTGAGCATTAAGTTGGACGAGCAAAGGGATGAAAGCCTCTCACaactaaaagaaaatgaaat GTTGAGGACGAAGTTGAAGCACCTGGCTGGTCAATATATGCTTTCAGAACAACAACATGAGCAAAGA ATGAAGCAGAAAACCCTCGAGCTACAGATTtctgaaataaaaatcaaacaacACGAGGAGAAAGTAATTCATGAACAATCTCAGATGAAAGTATATGCAGATCAAGTTTCTCAGCTTTTAGCAACTGAGAAAAACTTGCGGGTGCAGCTAACATCTGATGGAGAGAAGTTCCAGCAGTTCCAG GATGCATTGGTGAAGAGCAACGAGGTGTTTGAAACATTCAAACAAGAAATCGACAAG ATGTCAAAAGCAATCAAAGAACTGAGGAAAGAAAACGCATTCTTGAAGAGCAAAACAGAAAGATCAGATTTTACTCTCGTAGAACTAGTTGAAGAG CGTGAGAGATTGAAGAAGCTTTTGGAGAAGACAAAGAACCAGAAAGATAAGCTTGAGTCGCTTTGCAGATCCCTTCAAGCAGAAAGAAAGCAAAAACAATCTAACAGTAGCGATTCTGCAGCTGCTCAAGCTTGA